In Phyllobacterium zundukense, one DNA window encodes the following:
- the pdhA gene encoding pyruvate dehydrogenase (acetyl-transferring) E1 component subunit alpha yields the protein MATRAKKSPARSAQTSAVKAPKPIQFTKEQELEAYRQMLLIRRFEEKAGQLYGMGFIGGFCHLYIGQEAVVTGMQMSLKEGDQVITGYRDHGHMLACGMSARGVMAELTGRRGGLSKGKGGSMHMFSKEKHFYGGHGIVGAQVSLGTGLAFANRYRDNGNVSLAYFGDGAANQGQVYESFNMASLWKLPVIYIIENNRYAMGTSVSRASAETDFSKRGISFNIPGIQVDGMDVRAVNAAGEEAAAWARSGKGPMILEMQTYRYRGHSMSDPAKYRSKDEVQKMRSDHDPIEQVKNRLIEKGWSTEDDLKKIDKDVRDIVADAADFAQSDPEPDASELYTDILL from the coding sequence ATGGCCACGAGGGCGAAAAAAAGCCCTGCGCGATCCGCGCAGACCTCTGCTGTCAAAGCACCAAAACCAATCCAGTTCACCAAAGAGCAAGAGCTCGAAGCATACCGCCAGATGCTGCTGATCCGCCGTTTCGAAGAAAAGGCAGGCCAACTCTACGGCATGGGCTTCATCGGTGGTTTCTGCCATCTCTACATCGGTCAGGAAGCAGTCGTGACCGGTATGCAGATGTCGCTGAAGGAAGGCGATCAGGTCATCACCGGCTACCGTGATCACGGCCACATGTTGGCTTGCGGTATGAGTGCGCGCGGTGTCATGGCCGAACTGACCGGACGTCGCGGCGGTCTGTCCAAGGGCAAGGGCGGGTCCATGCACATGTTCTCCAAGGAGAAGCATTTCTACGGTGGTCACGGTATCGTCGGTGCACAGGTCTCGCTCGGAACGGGCCTCGCATTTGCCAACCGCTACCGCGACAATGGCAACGTATCGCTGGCTTATTTCGGTGATGGAGCTGCCAATCAGGGCCAGGTCTACGAAAGCTTCAACATGGCGTCGCTATGGAAGTTGCCGGTCATCTACATCATTGAAAACAACCGTTATGCCATGGGTACTTCGGTTTCCCGGGCATCGGCAGAGACCGATTTCTCCAAGCGCGGCATTTCCTTCAACATTCCCGGCATTCAGGTCGATGGCATGGATGTGCGCGCGGTCAATGCAGCGGGCGAAGAGGCTGCCGCCTGGGCACGCTCGGGCAAAGGCCCGATGATCCTGGAAATGCAGACTTACCGGTATCGCGGCCACTCCATGTCGGACCCGGCCAAATACCGTTCCAAGGACGAAGTGCAGAAGATGCGCTCCGATCACGATCCCATTGAGCAGGTGAAGAACCGGTTGATCGAAAAGGGATGGTCCACTGAGGACGATCTGAAGAAGATTGACAAAGACGTACGCGACATTGTGGCTGATGCTGCCGATTTCGCCCAGTCCGATCCGGAGCCGGATGCATCCGAGCTTTACACCGACATTCTGCTCTAA
- a CDS encoding pyruvate dehydrogenase complex E1 component subunit beta: MPVDILMPALSPTMEEGKLSKWLKKEGDKVTSGDILAEIETDKATMEVEAVDEGTIGKILVAEGTDGVKVNTIIAVLLGEGESADAVSAPKAAEAPAKAEEAPKQEAAAEAPVASVPAAPKSEVVADPDIPAGTEMVSTTVREALRDAMAEEMRRDPDVFIMGEEVAEYQGAYKITQGLLDEFGPRRVVDTPITEHGFAGVGVGAAMTGLRPIVEFMTFNFAMQAIDQILNSAAKTLYMSGGQMGAPMVFRGPSGAASRVAAQHSQCYAAWYSHIPGLKVVMPYTAADAKGLLKAAIRDPNPVIFLENEILYGHSFDVPKLDDFVLPIGKARIHKTGTDVTLVSFGIGMNYTVKAAEELSKLGIDAEIIDLRTIRPMDIPTVIESVKKTGRCVTIEEGYPQSSVGTEIATRVMQQAFDYLDAPVLTIAGKDVPMPYAANLEKLALPNVKEIVDAVKAVTYTA, translated from the coding sequence ATGCCTGTAGATATTTTGATGCCAGCGCTCTCGCCTACCATGGAAGAGGGCAAGCTATCCAAATGGCTGAAAAAGGAAGGCGACAAGGTCACCTCCGGTGACATTCTCGCGGAAATCGAAACCGACAAGGCAACTATGGAAGTCGAAGCTGTCGATGAAGGCACAATCGGCAAGATTCTTGTTGCCGAAGGCACGGACGGCGTAAAGGTGAACACTATCATCGCCGTTCTGCTTGGCGAAGGCGAAAGCGCCGATGCCGTCAGCGCGCCGAAAGCTGCCGAAGCGCCTGCCAAGGCGGAAGAAGCGCCGAAGCAGGAAGCAGCCGCTGAAGCACCTGTCGCCTCGGTTCCTGCCGCACCAAAGTCGGAAGTCGTTGCGGATCCGGACATTCCTGCTGGCACTGAAATGGTCTCGACGACCGTCCGTGAAGCACTGCGCGACGCCATGGCGGAAGAGATGCGCCGCGATCCCGATGTCTTCATCATGGGTGAAGAAGTCGCCGAATATCAGGGTGCCTACAAGATCACGCAGGGCTTGCTTGATGAATTCGGCCCGCGCCGCGTCGTTGACACGCCGATTACCGAACACGGTTTTGCCGGTGTTGGTGTGGGTGCGGCGATGACAGGGTTGCGCCCCATCGTCGAGTTCATGACTTTCAACTTCGCCATGCAGGCAATCGACCAAATTCTCAACTCTGCCGCCAAGACACTCTATATGTCCGGTGGTCAGATGGGTGCTCCGATGGTTTTCCGCGGACCTAGTGGCGCGGCATCGCGTGTCGCAGCCCAGCATTCCCAATGTTACGCCGCCTGGTACAGCCACATTCCTGGCCTGAAGGTCGTCATGCCCTATACGGCTGCCGATGCGAAAGGTCTGCTCAAGGCAGCCATCCGGGATCCGAACCCGGTTATCTTCCTCGAAAACGAAATCCTCTACGGCCATTCATTCGATGTGCCGAAGCTTGATGATTTCGTGCTGCCGATTGGCAAGGCCCGCATTCACAAGACGGGCACGGATGTTACGCTCGTCTCCTTCGGCATTGGCATGAACTATACGGTCAAGGCCGCCGAGGAGCTCTCCAAGCTCGGCATCGATGCGGAGATCATCGATCTGCGCACGATCCGGCCGATGGATATTCCCACGGTTATTGAATCAGTCAAGAAGACCGGGCGCTGCGTCACCATCGAGGAGGGTTATCCGCAGTCCTCCGTTGGTACGGAAATCGCTACCCGCGTCATGCAGCAGGCCTTCGACTATCTCGACGCGCCAGTGCTGACGATTGCGGGCAAGGATGTGCCGATGCCTTACGCGGCGAACCTGGAAAAGCTCGCCCTGCCGAACGTCAAGGAAATTGTCGATGCCGTCAAAGCTGTGACCTACACAGCGTAA
- a CDS encoding SGNH/GDSL hydrolase family protein: MKTVLCYGDSLTWGYIPDGSGRHAFRDRWPQVLQAELGNGVHVIADGLNGRTTAYDDHLSGFERNAAKTLTTALGTHFPLDLVIIMLGTNDMKHVLCGNALGAKRGMQRLIEIVRTSPYQFGAEAPRVLIMSPPPLGKAGGEEFRLIFEDGIEQSHLLAGFYKNAASLAGCTFFDAGSVAATSSVDGVHLDADNTRAIGKAVAPIVRDILDL, encoded by the coding sequence ATGAAAACCGTCCTTTGTTATGGCGACTCGCTGACTTGGGGTTATATTCCCGATGGATCGGGTCGCCATGCATTCAGGGATCGTTGGCCGCAGGTGCTTCAGGCTGAACTCGGTAACGGCGTTCATGTCATCGCGGACGGTTTGAACGGCCGCACGACTGCCTATGACGATCATCTGTCGGGGTTCGAGCGCAATGCGGCCAAGACATTGACTACGGCGCTTGGCACACATTTTCCGCTCGATCTCGTCATTATCATGCTTGGTACCAACGATATGAAGCATGTCCTCTGCGGCAATGCTTTGGGTGCCAAGCGCGGTATGCAACGGTTGATCGAAATTGTCCGCACGTCGCCTTATCAATTTGGTGCCGAGGCGCCGCGGGTGTTGATCATGTCGCCACCACCTCTCGGCAAGGCCGGCGGCGAAGAATTCAGACTGATATTTGAAGACGGCATCGAGCAGTCGCACTTATTAGCCGGCTTCTATAAAAATGCTGCGTCACTTGCCGGTTGTACGTTTTTTGACGCCGGTTCGGTCGCAGCGACGTCGTCCGTGGATGGCGTTCATCTTGATGCAGACAATACACGGGCAATCGGCAAAGCTGTTGCACCCATCGTTCGAGACATACTCGATCTTTAA
- a CDS encoding GlsB/YeaQ/YmgE family stress response membrane protein yields MDQPVGIMGMPGVGFFGMLVIGFIAGYIAEKAMKRDHGLLTNILVGIAGSFVGGTLAGLLNFNFYGFLGNLIVATAGAILILWVFGRTRAAS; encoded by the coding sequence ATGGATCAGCCAGTCGGTATCATGGGCATGCCCGGTGTCGGGTTCTTTGGAATGCTGGTAATTGGCTTCATTGCCGGTTATATCGCCGAAAAGGCAATGAAGCGTGATCACGGTCTTCTCACCAACATTCTTGTCGGCATAGCCGGTTCCTTTGTCGGTGGCACGCTGGCAGGACTGTTGAACTTCAATTTCTATGGATTTCTTGGAAATCTGATCGTTGCGACGGCGGGCGCAATCCTCATTCTTTGGGTCTTTGGCAGGACCAGGGCCGCAAGCTAG
- a CDS encoding pyruvate dehydrogenase complex dihydrolipoamide acetyltransferase, protein MPINITMPALSPTMEEGNLAKWLVKEGDKVGPGDVIAEIETDKATMEVEAVDEGTVAKIVVPAGTEGVKVNALIAILAGEGEDAATAAKGGADAAPAKAEAPKEETKAEAAPVAAKPEAPKAEAAPAPVASSAPAKAGDRPFSSPLARRIAKDAGIDLAAVAGSGPHGRVIKKDVEAAIAGGGAKAVPTAAASAPAAPAAPKPMSDDAVLKLFEPSSYELVPHDGMRKTIAKRLLEAKSTVPHFYLTLDCELDALLALRAQINAASPMRKTEKGDVPAYKLSVNDMIIKAMALALRDVPEANVSWTDSNMVKHKHSDVGVAVSIPGGLITPIIRKAEEKTLSAISNEMKDLAKRARDRKLKPEEYQGGTTAVSNLGMFGVKDFAAIINPPHATILAVGAGEERAVVKKGEIKVATVMSVTLSTDHRAVDGALGAELAQAFKRHIENPMGMLV, encoded by the coding sequence ATGCCGATTAATATCACCATGCCGGCGCTTTCTCCCACGATGGAAGAAGGCAATCTTGCCAAATGGCTCGTCAAGGAAGGCGATAAGGTTGGACCCGGCGATGTGATCGCCGAGATCGAAACCGACAAGGCGACGATGGAAGTCGAAGCGGTCGATGAAGGCACTGTTGCCAAGATCGTGGTTCCCGCGGGCACTGAAGGTGTCAAGGTCAACGCACTGATCGCAATTCTGGCGGGTGAGGGCGAGGATGCGGCCACTGCCGCCAAGGGCGGTGCCGATGCGGCTCCGGCCAAAGCCGAAGCGCCAAAGGAAGAAACGAAGGCTGAGGCCGCTCCTGTTGCGGCAAAGCCCGAGGCGCCAAAGGCAGAAGCAGCTCCCGCGCCGGTGGCATCTTCTGCACCCGCAAAGGCAGGCGATCGTCCGTTCTCTTCACCCTTGGCCCGTCGTATCGCCAAGGATGCCGGCATTGATCTTGCTGCTGTTGCGGGTTCCGGCCCGCATGGCCGCGTCATCAAGAAAGACGTGGAAGCCGCGATTGCCGGCGGTGGCGCAAAAGCCGTTCCAACTGCGGCAGCTTCCGCACCGGCAGCACCTGCGGCACCGAAACCCATGTCCGACGATGCCGTGCTCAAGCTGTTCGAGCCAAGTTCGTACGAGCTCGTGCCGCATGATGGCATGCGCAAGACCATTGCCAAGCGTCTGCTGGAGGCCAAGTCGACGGTACCGCATTTCTATCTGACGCTGGATTGCGAACTCGATGCACTTCTCGCACTGCGCGCGCAGATCAACGCGGCTTCGCCGATGCGCAAGACGGAAAAAGGCGATGTCCCGGCATACAAGCTGTCCGTCAACGACATGATCATCAAGGCGATGGCCCTTGCTCTGCGCGATGTTCCGGAAGCGAATGTATCGTGGACAGACTCGAACATGGTCAAACACAAGCATTCTGATGTGGGTGTTGCCGTGTCGATCCCGGGCGGACTGATCACGCCGATCATTCGCAAGGCAGAGGAGAAGACGCTTTCGGCCATTTCGAATGAAATGAAGGACCTGGCCAAACGGGCCCGTGATCGCAAGCTGAAGCCTGAAGAGTATCAGGGCGGCACGACAGCGGTGTCCAATCTCGGCATGTTCGGCGTCAAGGATTTCGCCGCTATCATCAACCCGCCGCACGCAACCATTCTCGCGGTTGGCGCGGGCGAGGAGCGTGCAGTTGTCAAGAAGGGCGAGATCAAGGTTGCTACTGTCATGTCCGTGACACTTTCGACGGATCATCGTGCAGTTGACGGTGCCTTGGGAGCAGAACTGGCGCAGGCCTTCAAGCGCCACATTGAAAATCCGATGGGCATGCTGGTCTGA
- the kdsA gene encoding 3-deoxy-8-phosphooctulonate synthase, protein MMSLNSTVSAGNVAFSNTGQLSLIAGPCQMESRQHAFDMAGALKELTGKLGIGLVYKSSFDKANRTSLTGKRGFGLENSLPVFADIRKELGLPTLTDVHTEEQCAILGEVVDVLQIPAFLCRQTDLLIAAAKTGKIVNIKKGQFLAPWDMKNVVAKVTESGNPNVMVTERGASFGYNTLVSDMRSLPIMASFGTPVVFDATHSVQQPGGQGGSTGGQREFVETLARAAVAVGVAGVFIETHQDPDNAPSDGPNMVPLDQMPRLLEKLLEFDRIAKAV, encoded by the coding sequence CTGATGTCCCTGAATTCCACCGTTTCTGCCGGAAATGTTGCTTTCTCCAACACTGGACAATTGTCGCTGATTGCCGGTCCCTGCCAGATGGAAAGCCGCCAGCATGCATTCGACATGGCAGGCGCGTTGAAGGAACTGACGGGGAAACTGGGGATTGGTCTCGTCTACAAGTCCAGCTTCGACAAGGCAAACCGCACTTCACTGACGGGCAAGCGTGGGTTTGGCCTGGAAAATTCACTGCCGGTTTTTGCCGATATTCGCAAGGAACTCGGCCTGCCAACACTGACCGATGTGCATACGGAAGAGCAATGCGCCATCCTTGGCGAAGTGGTCGATGTGTTGCAGATTCCCGCCTTTCTGTGCCGTCAGACCGATCTCCTGATCGCGGCTGCGAAGACAGGCAAGATCGTCAACATCAAAAAAGGTCAGTTCCTCGCTCCCTGGGACATGAAGAATGTTGTGGCGAAAGTCACGGAAAGCGGCAATCCGAATGTCATGGTGACCGAACGTGGTGCCTCCTTCGGCTATAACACGCTCGTCTCAGATATGCGTTCGCTGCCGATCATGGCGAGTTTTGGTACGCCAGTGGTCTTCGATGCGACCCATTCTGTGCAGCAGCCGGGCGGGCAAGGTGGCTCTACCGGCGGTCAGCGCGAATTCGTGGAAACACTGGCGCGTGCCGCCGTCGCCGTTGGCGTTGCAGGTGTCTTCATCGAGACGCATCAGGATCCGGATAATGCACCATCCGACGGTCCGAATATGGTGCCGCTCGACCAGATGCCGCGTCTTCTTGAAAAGCTCCTTGAATTCGATCGGATTGCGAAAGCGGTTTAG
- the eno gene encoding phosphopyruvate hydratase — translation MTAIVDIIGREILDSRGNPTVEVDVILEDGSQGRAAVPSGASTGAHEAVELRDGGLRYLGKGVQKAVDAVNGELFDAIGGLEAENQIHIDQTMIDLDGTPNKSRLGANAILGVSLAVAKAAAEASGLPLYRYLGGPSAHVLPVPMMNIINGGAHADNPIDFQEFMILPVGASSIAEAVRYGSEVFHTLKKRLKDAGHNTNVGDEGGFAPNLKTAQAALDFIMESIEKAGFKPGEEIAIGLDCASTEFFKDGNYVYDGEKKSRDPKTQAKYLAKLVGDYPIITIEDGMAEDDWEGWKYLTDLVGNKCQLVGDDLFVTNSARLRDGIKMGVANSILVKVNQIGTLSETLDAVDTAHRAAYTAVMSHRSGETEDSTIADLAVATNCGQIKTGSLARSDRVAKYNQLIRIEEELGPQARYAGRAIFRNA, via the coding sequence ATGACTGCTATTGTCGATATTATTGGCCGTGAAATTCTGGATAGTCGCGGGAATCCGACTGTTGAGGTCGATGTCATTCTCGAAGACGGTTCCCAGGGCCGTGCAGCGGTTCCTTCCGGCGCATCGACGGGTGCACATGAAGCCGTTGAACTGCGCGATGGTGGACTACGTTATCTTGGCAAGGGCGTGCAGAAGGCTGTCGACGCGGTCAATGGCGAATTGTTCGACGCCATCGGCGGTCTTGAGGCAGAAAACCAGATCCACATCGATCAGACGATGATCGATCTCGATGGTACGCCGAACAAGAGCCGTCTTGGCGCAAATGCGATCCTCGGCGTTTCGCTTGCCGTTGCAAAAGCTGCTGCTGAAGCTTCCGGACTGCCACTTTATCGCTATCTTGGTGGCCCAAGCGCCCACGTGTTGCCGGTGCCGATGATGAACATCATCAACGGCGGCGCCCATGCCGACAATCCGATCGATTTCCAGGAGTTCATGATCCTGCCGGTTGGCGCATCGTCGATCGCGGAAGCGGTACGCTATGGCTCCGAAGTTTTCCACACGCTGAAGAAGCGCCTCAAGGATGCAGGCCACAACACGAATGTTGGCGATGAAGGTGGTTTCGCGCCAAACCTCAAGACGGCACAGGCTGCATTGGACTTCATCATGGAGTCCATCGAAAAGGCGGGTTTCAAGCCAGGCGAAGAAATCGCCATCGGCCTTGATTGCGCCTCGACCGAATTCTTCAAGGATGGCAACTACGTCTATGACGGGGAAAAGAAGTCCCGCGATCCCAAGACCCAGGCAAAATACCTTGCCAAGCTGGTCGGCGACTATCCCATCATCACCATCGAAGATGGCATGGCGGAAGATGACTGGGAAGGCTGGAAATACCTGACTGATCTCGTTGGCAACAAGTGCCAGCTCGTCGGTGACGATCTGTTTGTGACCAATTCGGCCCGTCTGCGCGATGGCATCAAAATGGGTGTTGCAAATTCCATCCTCGTCAAGGTCAACCAGATCGGCACGCTGTCCGAAACGTTGGATGCCGTGGATACTGCGCACCGCGCGGCCTATACCGCGGTGATGTCGCATCGCTCGGGTGAAACGGAAGATTCAACGATCGCCGATCTCGCCGTTGCCACCAATTGCGGACAGATCAAGACCGGCTCGCTCGCCCGCTCTGACCGGGTCGCGAAATACAACCAGCTGATCCGCATCGAGGAAGAGCTGGGACCGCAGGCTCGCTATGCCGGCCGCGCGATTTTCCGCAACGCCTGA
- the lipA gene encoding lipoyl synthase produces MVTVLDTIDQKRRLRHPEKAHRPDSEILKKPDWIRVKAPVSKGYSETRDIVRSHNLVTVCEEAGCPNIGECWDKKHATFMIMGEICTRACAFCNVATGLPTALDREEPENVGKAVLKMGLSHVVITSVDRDDLADGGAQHFAEVIHAIRRISPGTTIEILTPDFLRKEGALEIVVAARPDVFNHNLETVPSNYLKVRPGARYFHSIRLLQRVKEIDPTIFTKSGIMVGLGEERNEVLQLMDDLRSADVDFMTIGQYLQPTRKHHPVLNYVTPDEFKSYATIAKTKGFLVVASSPLTRSSHHAGEDFAKLRAAREALHASRT; encoded by the coding sequence ATGGTAACGGTACTCGACACGATCGATCAAAAGCGGCGCCTTCGTCATCCCGAGAAGGCGCATCGCCCGGATTCGGAGATTCTCAAGAAACCGGACTGGATCAGGGTCAAGGCCCCCGTGTCAAAAGGCTATTCGGAAACACGGGACATTGTGCGGTCGCACAATCTGGTCACTGTGTGCGAAGAAGCCGGTTGTCCCAATATTGGCGAATGCTGGGACAAAAAGCACGCAACGTTCATGATCATGGGCGAAATTTGTACGCGCGCCTGTGCCTTCTGCAACGTGGCGACGGGACTGCCGACTGCACTTGATCGGGAAGAGCCGGAAAATGTCGGCAAGGCAGTCCTGAAGATGGGCTTGTCGCATGTGGTTATCACTTCCGTCGATCGCGACGATCTTGCGGATGGCGGGGCCCAGCATTTCGCCGAGGTGATCCACGCGATCCGCCGCATTTCGCCCGGAACCACTATCGAGATCCTGACGCCTGATTTCCTGCGCAAGGAAGGTGCCCTTGAGATTGTTGTTGCTGCCCGCCCTGATGTGTTCAACCACAATCTCGAAACTGTGCCCTCTAATTATCTGAAGGTCCGCCCAGGTGCCCGCTACTTCCATTCCATCCGGCTGTTGCAGCGCGTGAAAGAGATCGATCCAACGATTTTCACCAAGTCGGGCATCATGGTCGGCCTTGGCGAAGAGCGGAATGAAGTGCTGCAGTTGATGGACGATTTGCGGTCTGCCGATGTGGACTTCATGACCATCGGCCAGTACCTGCAGCCGACACGGAAGCACCACCCCGTGCTTAACTACGTGACGCCGGATGAATTCAAGTCTTATGCGACGATTGCCAAGACCAAGGGTTTCCTGGTCGTTGCTTCGAGCCCGCTGACACGTTCGTCGCACCATGCCGGTGAAGACTTTGCCAAGCTGAGGGCGGCACGCGAGGCGCTGCACGCAAGCCGTACCTGA
- the lpdA gene encoding dihydrolipoyl dehydrogenase, translating into MANNYDVIIIGSGPGGYVTAVRSAQLGFKTAIVEREHLGGICLNWGCIPTKALLRSAEIFHYGQHAKDYGLTIEGKISADVKAVVQRSRGVSARLNAGIGFLMKKNKVDVIWGEAKLSKPGEIVVAKTSKKPMEPQNPLPKNALGEGTYTAKHIILATGARPRALPGIEPDGKLIWTYFEAMVPPEMPKSLVVMGSGAIGIEFASFYRTMGAEVTVVELLPTVMPIEDAEISAFARKQFEKQGMKIITDAKVTKVEKAANSITAHVETKDGKVDKITAERLISAVGVQGNIENLGLEALGVKTDRGCIVTDGYGKTNVPGIYAIGDVAGPPMLAHKAEHEGVICVEKIANVPGVHALEKDKIPGCTYCQPQVASVGLTEARAKEGGREIRVGRFPFAANGKAIALGEDQGLIKTIFDKKTGQLIGAHMVGAEVTELIQGFVVAMNLETTEEELMHTVFPHPTLSEMMKESVLDAYGRVLNA; encoded by the coding sequence TTGGCCAATAATTACGACGTGATCATCATTGGTTCGGGCCCTGGCGGCTACGTCACCGCCGTTCGCTCCGCCCAGCTTGGTTTCAAGACTGCAATCGTCGAGCGAGAACACCTCGGTGGTATCTGCCTCAATTGGGGTTGCATTCCGACCAAAGCGCTGCTGCGTTCGGCCGAAATCTTTCATTACGGCCAGCACGCCAAGGACTATGGCCTGACCATCGAAGGCAAGATTTCTGCAGATGTCAAAGCCGTCGTCCAGCGCTCGCGCGGCGTCTCCGCCCGTCTCAATGCCGGCATTGGCTTTCTGATGAAGAAGAACAAGGTCGATGTGATCTGGGGTGAAGCCAAGTTGTCCAAGCCTGGCGAGATCGTTGTCGCCAAGACGTCAAAGAAGCCTATGGAACCGCAAAATCCACTACCGAAAAATGCGCTGGGCGAAGGTACTTATACGGCTAAGCATATTATCCTTGCGACCGGTGCCCGTCCGCGCGCGCTGCCCGGCATCGAGCCGGATGGTAAGCTGATCTGGACTTATTTCGAGGCCATGGTGCCACCGGAAATGCCGAAATCCCTGGTTGTCATGGGATCCGGCGCCATTGGAATCGAATTTGCCTCCTTCTATCGGACCATGGGTGCCGAGGTGACAGTCGTCGAGCTGCTGCCGACCGTCATGCCTATCGAGGACGCAGAAATCTCAGCCTTTGCCCGCAAGCAATTCGAAAAGCAGGGCATGAAGATCATTACGGACGCCAAGGTGACGAAGGTCGAGAAAGCCGCCAATTCGATTACTGCTCATGTCGAGACTAAGGATGGCAAGGTGGACAAGATCACGGCGGAACGCCTGATTTCCGCTGTCGGTGTTCAAGGCAATATCGAAAATCTTGGACTGGAGGCTTTGGGCGTAAAGACCGACCGCGGGTGCATCGTGACTGACGGCTACGGCAAGACCAACGTGCCGGGCATCTATGCAATCGGCGATGTTGCCGGTCCGCCCATGCTGGCGCACAAGGCGGAGCATGAAGGCGTGATCTGCGTCGAGAAGATCGCCAATGTTCCGGGCGTCCATGCCCTGGAAAAGGACAAGATTCCGGGTTGCACCTATTGCCAGCCTCAGGTTGCTTCGGTTGGTCTGACCGAGGCGAGGGCAAAGGAGGGTGGTCGCGAGATTCGCGTCGGCCGTTTCCCGTTCGCGGCGAACGGCAAGGCGATCGCACTTGGTGAAGATCAGGGTCTCATCAAGACCATCTTCGACAAGAAGACGGGCCAGTTGATCGGCGCCCATATGGTCGGTGCAGAAGTCACGGAATTGATCCAGGGATTCGTCGTCGCCATGAATCTCGAAACGACTGAAGAAGAATTGATGCATACGGTCTTCCCGCACCCAACCTTGTCAGAAATGATGAAGGAAAGCGTGCTGGATGCTTACGGCCGGGTGTTGAACGCCTGA
- a CDS encoding VOC family protein yields MSNAPRTPRPVDHLVLPTADLDVARARLEQLGFVVAPLGKHPFGTENVCVFFGDDSFLELLAVGQRETCEAEARNGNVFVARDQAYRFRNGNEGFSALVMGTQDAGADHDAFVQAGISAGSKLSFSRPFRTPDGREDVAGFRLAFAADLRAPDAFFFTCERVNTPKVDRTALQIHENTAVALREVVLSEVNPTDFQYPLQEVINQRDVNAHSFGMDLRSANANVTVLTPQGLRSFFGVEASETERGLRLQAFVLAVRDLVAVESLLSKNNIPFDKRGSRLIVHKAPGQGAAIAFEAS; encoded by the coding sequence ATGAGCAACGCCCCGCGTACGCCTCGTCCCGTCGATCATCTGGTTCTGCCGACAGCAGACCTTGATGTTGCACGAGCGCGACTGGAACAGCTGGGCTTTGTCGTTGCTCCGCTCGGGAAACATCCTTTCGGCACGGAGAACGTCTGCGTCTTCTTCGGCGACGACAGTTTTCTTGAATTACTGGCGGTTGGCCAACGGGAAACCTGCGAGGCTGAAGCCAGAAATGGCAATGTCTTTGTTGCGCGGGATCAGGCCTACCGGTTTCGCAACGGCAATGAAGGTTTTTCCGCGCTTGTCATGGGCACACAGGATGCCGGGGCAGATCACGATGCTTTCGTGCAAGCCGGCATATCCGCAGGCAGTAAGCTAAGTTTCTCGAGGCCTTTCAGAACGCCCGATGGCAGGGAAGATGTTGCCGGATTCCGCCTGGCTTTTGCTGCCGATCTGCGCGCGCCCGATGCCTTCTTCTTCACCTGTGAGCGGGTCAACACGCCGAAGGTTGATCGCACGGCACTCCAGATCCATGAAAACACCGCTGTTGCCCTGCGCGAGGTCGTTCTGTCCGAAGTCAATCCAACGGACTTCCAATACCCGTTGCAGGAAGTCATCAACCAGCGCGACGTCAATGCACATTCGTTCGGCATGGATTTGCGCAGCGCCAATGCCAATGTGACGGTGTTGACACCTCAGGGCTTGCGCTCATTCTTTGGTGTCGAAGCGTCGGAAACCGAACGCGGTTTGCGCTTGCAGGCTTTTGTGCTTGCCGTTCGTGATCTCGTTGCAGTTGAATCTCTGCTCTCCAAGAACAATATTCCCTTCGACAAGCGTGGCTCCCGCCTGATTGTGCACAAGGCACCAGGGCAGGGCGCTGCCATCGCATTTGAGGCCTCCTGA
- a CDS encoding FtsB family cell division protein, with product MWTKQRRKTNRGRVIVPLLAAMFFAYFGFHAYHGEYGLYSAIKLQEQTKLLQAQLDAVTASRTELERQVQLMHDGTIERDMLDEQARKALNVSRPDEVTIMRGSGDLAIN from the coding sequence ATGTGGACCAAACAGAGACGAAAAACCAATCGTGGACGCGTGATCGTTCCGCTTCTGGCGGCGATGTTCTTTGCCTATTTCGGCTTTCACGCCTATCACGGCGAATACGGACTCTATTCGGCGATCAAATTGCAGGAACAGACCAAATTGCTTCAGGCGCAGCTTGATGCAGTCACGGCTTCGCGCACAGAGCTTGAACGGCAGGTGCAACTTATGCATGATGGTACGATTGAGAGGGATATGCTAGACGAACAGGCCCGCAAGGCATTGAATGTTTCCCGCCCGGACGAAGTCACAATAATGCGTGGCTCCGGCGATCTTGCTATTAACTGA